A genomic region of Methanothermobacter thermautotrophicus str. Delta H contains the following coding sequences:
- a CDS encoding polysaccharide pyruvyl transferase family protein, whose amino-acid sequence MKFLVLGVNKDNKGNEALVKSTVATIKSLIENCNFVFVGVRNEKIKVDNSYYSVLENPTYEMSLKKPLMVLGSLFLLLKIFLFKRLKMEMKFENNIILKNIQEADVLINTGGDHLSGEYGRSIIITLVNLLYAILLDKPVVLYSESLGYPKNRCLGFLLNYVLERSSLILVREPKSYEYLQNSLKSKNYYLTADSAFLLNPSSRNQKNENDNHVIGFNVSPLITNFAKSLDILKLSIDTIDFLLKNKNVNVLLVPHVYGEDSDLKILSKIYEHFDSERLLLIDKEYDAEELKSIIGQCDLFIGARMHATIAATSMFVPTVGIAYSHKMHGIIGEMLGLEDYIIDIEDLNSEILIEKTLKAWENREEIQDHLRKVIPEVKMKAWKNGELVKELCDSLGIS is encoded by the coding sequence GTGAAATTCTTGGTTTTGGGTGTCAATAAAGATAACAAAGGCAATGAAGCCCTTGTGAAGTCAACCGTTGCAACAATAAAGTCCTTGATTGAAAATTGCAATTTTGTGTTTGTGGGTGTTAGAAATGAAAAGATTAAAGTTGATAATTCCTATTATTCTGTTTTAGAAAACCCCACTTATGAAATGAGTTTAAAGAAACCTTTAATGGTTTTGGGATCATTATTCCTACTTCTAAAAATTTTTCTATTTAAAAGGTTAAAAATGGAGATGAAATTTGAAAATAATATTATTTTAAAAAATATTCAGGAAGCCGATGTTTTAATTAACACTGGCGGCGACCATCTCTCGGGGGAATATGGAAGGTCGATTATAATAACACTTGTTAATCTTCTGTACGCCATTCTCTTAGATAAACCTGTTGTATTGTACTCTGAGAGTTTGGGCTATCCTAAAAATAGATGTCTTGGATTCCTGCTAAATTATGTTCTCGAAAGGTCTTCTTTAATATTAGTAAGAGAACCCAAATCCTATGAATATCTTCAGAATAGTTTAAAATCAAAAAATTATTACCTAACAGCCGATTCGGCATTTTTATTGAATCCTTCTTCAAGGAACCAAAAAAACGAAAATGATAACCATGTCATAGGTTTTAATGTGAGCCCCTTAATAACAAATTTTGCTAAATCTCTTGATATTCTTAAACTATCCATAGATACAATCGATTTCCTCCTTAAAAACAAGAATGTGAATGTTTTACTGGTTCCCCATGTATACGGTGAGGACTCTGACCTTAAGATCCTCTCTAAAATTTATGAACATTTTGATTCAGAGAGGCTTTTACTTATAGATAAAGAATATGATGCCGAGGAACTTAAATCAATTATAGGTCAGTGTGATCTCTTCATAGGCGCCAGGATGCATGCAACCATTGCAGCAACCTCAATGTTCGTACCCACCGTTGGGATAGCATACAGCCACAAGATGCATGGTATCATAGGCGAGATGCTAGGCCTGGAAGATTATATTATAGATATCGAGGATCTCAACTCTGAAATCTTAATAGAGAAGACATTAAAGGCATGGGAGAACCGGGAGGAAATACAGGACCACCTCAGAAAGGTCATCCCTGAGGTTAAAATGAAAGCATGGAAGAATGGAGAGCTTGTTAAGGAACTATGCGACTCACTTGGAATCTCCTAA
- a CDS encoding Coenzyme F420 hydrogenase/dehydrogenase, beta subunit C-terminal domain: protein MKNVGDVGDLCTGCGTCAAMCPLESVVMRIDHDRGVYEPLVDGECDGCGVCLRVCPGVGVDFTDLNMRVFGREPDDMLMGNYEECYIAHSRDDELRYGASSGGMISQILIYLLEEGLIDGALVTRMNPERPLEPEPFIARTPSEIIESRGSKYCPVPANVALKEILEVPGRYAVVGLPCHIHGVRKAEVISRKLRERIVYHLGIVCNHAPSFRATEFLLERLGVDPGDVKSIRYRGEGWPGSLRVETESGDLLLLPEYWGSGFGQLFMPERCRLCADHMAELSDISFADPWLKELKDEKKGRTLVIIRKWPEKFAGILKGGICEMDKIKPEKALLSQIYNIYMKKKLCRRSMYNGSFPEIDFIDRIILSFEPSRLKIPWTIKRRYIFFYSMIVALKARMDFLGDSK, encoded by the coding sequence ATGAAGAATGTCGGCGACGTTGGGGACCTCTGCACTGGCTGCGGAACCTGTGCGGCGATGTGCCCCCTTGAGAGTGTTGTGATGAGAATAGATCATGATAGGGGTGTCTATGAACCCCTTGTTGATGGTGAGTGTGATGGATGTGGTGTCTGCCTGAGGGTCTGCCCCGGAGTGGGGGTTGACTTCACTGACCTCAACATGAGGGTTTTTGGAAGGGAACCTGATGATATGCTGATGGGTAATTATGAGGAGTGCTACATTGCCCACAGCCGTGATGATGAACTCAGGTATGGTGCGTCCTCCGGTGGTATGATAAGCCAGATCCTGATTTATCTACTGGAGGAGGGCCTCATCGATGGCGCCCTTGTGACCCGTATGAATCCCGAGAGGCCCCTTGAACCTGAACCCTTCATTGCAAGGACGCCTTCGGAGATCATCGAGAGCAGGGGATCCAAGTACTGTCCCGTACCCGCCAACGTTGCCCTCAAAGAAATACTTGAGGTGCCGGGGAGGTACGCTGTTGTGGGTCTGCCCTGCCACATCCATGGGGTGCGGAAGGCTGAGGTGATCAGCAGAAAACTGAGGGAGAGGATAGTTTATCATCTGGGGATTGTCTGCAATCATGCACCAAGTTTCAGGGCGACGGAGTTTCTCCTTGAAAGGCTTGGTGTTGATCCAGGGGACGTTAAGTCCATAAGGTACCGTGGTGAGGGCTGGCCCGGGAGTCTGAGGGTTGAAACAGAATCAGGTGACCTACTACTACTACCTGAGTACTGGGGATCCGGGTTCGGGCAGTTATTCATGCCTGAGAGATGCAGGCTATGCGCTGATCATATGGCAGAACTCTCAGACATCTCCTTTGCAGATCCCTGGCTCAAGGAACTCAAAGACGAAAAGAAAGGGAGGACACTTGTAATCATTAGAAAATGGCCTGAGAAGTTCGCCGGAATCCTGAAAGGTGGTATATGTGAGATGGATAAGATTAAACCTGAAAAGGCACTCCTCTCACAGATATATAATATTTACATGAAGAAAAAGTTGTGCAGAAGGTCCATGTATAATGGGAGTTTTCCTGAGATAGATTTCATTGACAGAATCATCCTATCATTTGAACCATCACGGTTGAAGATCCCATGGACCATTAAAAGGAGGTATATCTTTTTCTATTCTATGATTGTAGCTCTAAAGGCAAGAATGGATTTTTTAGGAGATTCCAAGTGA
- a CDS encoding flippase: MNQVQRIVKNIGVTGSAQILTALMSFVFMIYLARFLGEAGFGKYNFAFSLTTLLVTFTDLGVNQLLVREIARERDLSSYYVNNAVFLKIPLSILTFVLIAVLAWTFNLSSDASILLYLFGIYNILLTVSGTYLSLFQAWERMEYVALFQIIERLFIVTLGLGVLIMGYGLMVVAWVYVFAGILDIAVAASLSFRRFIRPSRSIDTGLQKKLLLMGLPFGLNSLFAVFFFKIDTVLLGLLRDDVAVGIYNAAYNPLLALSMIVAGMVSAAVYPVMSRYFREDAGSLSGFTRISSRYLAIAGFPVAAGCLVLADRFIGLFYAGGYSGAVPAFQILALFIPIRLVSTITGTLLSSIDRQGYRMLSVGISAAFNIVLNMILIPYYSYIGAAAATVLSELLLYILFLYYIGKAHGDVKLNREFIKPAAASALMALMIYPLREINLLLVIGAAALIYLISLILLREFREEDRALLMNLLGRNT; this comes from the coding sequence ATGAACCAGGTCCAGAGGATAGTCAAGAACATCGGTGTTACCGGGAGTGCCCAGATATTAACAGCCCTAATGTCATTTGTATTCATGATATACCTTGCAAGGTTCCTGGGAGAGGCCGGTTTCGGTAAATATAATTTCGCATTCTCCCTCACAACACTACTTGTAACCTTCACCGATCTCGGGGTTAACCAGCTCCTCGTAAGGGAGATTGCACGTGAAAGGGATCTTTCATCATACTATGTTAACAATGCCGTGTTCCTGAAGATACCCCTCTCAATCCTCACATTCGTCCTCATCGCCGTCCTGGCGTGGACCTTTAACCTGTCTAGTGATGCATCGATCCTCCTGTATCTCTTTGGAATCTACAATATTCTTTTAACGGTTTCAGGCACATACCTGTCACTCTTCCAGGCCTGGGAGAGGATGGAGTACGTTGCACTCTTCCAGATCATAGAGAGGCTGTTCATAGTAACCCTGGGACTGGGTGTGCTCATCATGGGGTACGGTTTGATGGTCGTTGCCTGGGTCTATGTATTTGCAGGGATACTGGATATTGCTGTTGCAGCATCCCTGAGCTTCAGAAGGTTCATAAGACCTTCCAGATCCATTGATACTGGGCTCCAGAAGAAACTACTCCTGATGGGTCTGCCCTTCGGTCTCAATTCACTCTTCGCAGTCTTCTTTTTTAAGATTGACACTGTTCTTCTCGGCCTTCTCAGGGATGACGTTGCGGTGGGTATCTACAATGCTGCCTACAACCCTCTTCTGGCCCTCAGCATGATCGTGGCTGGTATGGTGTCTGCAGCGGTCTACCCGGTCATGTCAAGGTACTTCCGGGAGGATGCCGGGTCGCTGAGTGGCTTCACAAGGATATCCTCGAGGTACCTTGCAATCGCCGGTTTCCCTGTTGCTGCAGGATGCCTAGTCCTTGCAGATAGATTCATAGGCCTTTTCTATGCCGGCGGATACTCTGGAGCGGTGCCTGCATTCCAGATACTCGCACTCTTCATCCCGATACGGCTTGTGAGTACCATAACAGGGACCCTTCTGAGTTCCATTGACCGGCAAGGGTACCGGATGCTTAGTGTTGGTATAAGTGCAGCTTTCAACATAGTCCTTAATATGATACTCATACCATACTACAGTTATATCGGCGCTGCTGCTGCAACGGTGCTTTCTGAGCTCCTCCTCTACATCCTCTTCCTCTACTATATAGGTAAAGCCCATGGGGATGTGAAGCTGAACCGGGAGTTCATCAAACCTGCTGCAGCATCAGCCCTCATGGCCCTGATGATCTACCCCCTCAGGGAGATCAACCTGCTGCTGGTGATAGGCGCAGCAGCTTTAATCTACCTCATATCCCTCATCCTTCTGCGTGAGTTCAGAGAGGAGGACAGGGCCCTTTTAATGAACCTTCTGGGGAGGAATACATGA
- a CDS encoding glycosyltransferase family 2 protein, translating into MRVCAVVVTYNRKDLLVECLEALRRQTGPLDAIYIIDNASTDGTPELLRSRGYRDGAVIENPLDGSEIVIRYVRLPVNTGGAGGFHEGVKRAFHDGYDWIWLMDDDAEPLPDSLQGLLRYADDDTAALANLKVSPDGRPQYIHRGFFDFDSFGTFVRPVTEDDLREETLEIDHASFVGILINSDSVREIGFPRKEFFLHYDDVEYCLRLRSTGKIILVPGSLILHKEAAERGNLTKGLFGREIPVVPYDKLWLRYYGVRNSIWLRRKEMGRARLFIFMVRAILLSVAAQIITGIREKPFRRVRFILSAYSDGLRGRFDNEKPRRILYG; encoded by the coding sequence TTGAGGGTCTGTGCCGTTGTCGTAACATACAACCGTAAGGATTTACTCGTGGAGTGTCTTGAAGCCCTGCGGAGGCAGACAGGACCCTTAGATGCAATTTACATCATAGACAATGCCTCAACAGATGGGACACCTGAACTCCTCAGGAGCAGGGGTTACAGGGACGGTGCAGTGATTGAGAACCCCCTTGATGGGAGTGAAATCGTTATCAGGTATGTCAGACTGCCCGTTAACACGGGTGGGGCCGGTGGATTCCATGAGGGCGTGAAGAGAGCCTTCCATGATGGATACGACTGGATATGGCTCATGGATGATGATGCTGAACCACTCCCTGATAGTCTTCAGGGCCTGCTCAGATATGCGGATGATGATACTGCGGCCCTTGCCAACCTCAAGGTCTCCCCGGATGGCAGGCCCCAGTACATACACAGGGGCTTCTTTGACTTCGACAGCTTCGGAACCTTTGTGAGGCCTGTGACAGAGGATGATTTAAGGGAGGAGACCCTTGAAATTGATCATGCATCCTTTGTGGGGATCCTGATAAACTCTGATTCGGTCCGGGAGATAGGATTTCCAAGGAAGGAATTCTTCCTGCATTACGATGATGTGGAGTACTGTCTGAGGTTGAGGAGTACCGGTAAGATCATCCTGGTACCCGGGAGTCTGATTCTGCACAAGGAAGCCGCGGAGAGGGGTAACCTCACGAAGGGTCTTTTCGGCAGGGAGATCCCGGTGGTACCCTACGATAAACTGTGGCTCCGGTATTACGGTGTCAGAAATTCCATATGGCTCCGGAGGAAGGAAATGGGCAGGGCACGTTTATTCATTTTCATGGTCAGAGCAATCCTCCTATCGGTCGCAGCTCAGATAATTACAGGTATCCGTGAGAAACCCTTCAGGAGGGTCAGATTTATATTGAGCGCTTATTCTGATGGCCTCAGGGGGAGATTTGATAATGAGAAACCCCGCAGGATACTCTATGGGTGA
- the glf gene encoding UDP-galactopyranose mutase, giving the protein MFKYIIVGAGLAGSVMAERIASQLGERVLVVERRRHVGGNCYDEVDDNGILVHRYGPHILHTDSEEVFHYLSGFSEWREYQHRVLGFIDGAKVPLPFNLNSLRMLLPQSLAERLEEKLVGRYGFGARVPILELRESGDPDIEFLADYVYRKVFLNYTRKQWGLKPEEMDPEVTGRVPVVLSRDDRYFTDRYQAVPRDGYTAMVERMLDHPCIKLMLNTSHHEVLELRDGQIHFMGSEFRGKVIFTGKIDELFGYRYGELPYRSLDLQFESADTEWFQEVATVNYPNDYDFTRITEFKHLHPTDSRRTTLLREYPCTHIDGENEACYPVFTDETRAKYERYLELAREFEDLILVGRLAEYRYYDMDDIVLRALQVFEERIL; this is encoded by the coding sequence ATGTTCAAGTACATCATTGTCGGCGCCGGCCTTGCAGGTTCCGTCATGGCAGAGAGGATAGCCAGCCAGCTCGGAGAGAGGGTGCTGGTTGTTGAGAGAAGAAGACATGTTGGTGGTAACTGCTACGATGAGGTTGACGATAACGGGATACTGGTGCACCGGTACGGACCGCACATCCTCCACACCGACAGTGAGGAGGTCTTCCATTACCTCTCAGGGTTCAGCGAATGGAGGGAGTACCAGCACCGTGTCCTGGGATTCATAGACGGGGCAAAGGTCCCCCTGCCATTCAACCTCAACTCGCTGAGGATGCTCCTCCCCCAGTCACTGGCTGAGAGGCTCGAGGAGAAACTGGTAGGGAGGTACGGCTTCGGTGCCAGGGTCCCCATACTGGAACTCAGGGAGTCAGGGGACCCTGACATAGAGTTCCTTGCAGACTACGTCTACAGGAAGGTCTTCCTCAACTACACCAGGAAGCAGTGGGGCCTGAAACCAGAGGAGATGGACCCCGAGGTCACAGGGAGGGTGCCAGTGGTCCTCTCACGGGATGACCGCTACTTCACTGACAGGTACCAGGCCGTGCCACGGGACGGCTACACAGCCATGGTTGAGAGGATGCTGGACCACCCCTGCATCAAGCTTATGCTCAACACCAGCCACCATGAGGTCCTCGAGCTGAGGGATGGGCAGATCCACTTCATGGGCTCCGAGTTCAGGGGGAAGGTCATATTCACGGGTAAGATCGATGAGCTCTTCGGCTACAGGTATGGTGAGCTCCCCTACAGGTCCCTGGACCTCCAGTTCGAATCCGCTGACACGGAGTGGTTCCAGGAGGTTGCCACCGTCAACTACCCAAACGACTATGACTTCACCAGGATCACCGAGTTCAAACACCTCCACCCCACAGATTCCAGGAGGACGACGCTGCTGAGGGAGTACCCCTGCACACACATAGACGGGGAGAATGAGGCCTGCTACCCTGTATTCACAGATGAGACCCGGGCGAAGTATGAAAGATACCTTGAACTTGCCAGAGAATTTGAGGACCTTATACTGGTCGGGAGGCTTGCAGAGTACCGCTACTATGACATGGATGATATCGTCCTGCGGGCCCTCCAGGTCTTTGAGGAGAGGATACTTTGA
- a CDS encoding glycyl-radical enzyme activating protein — translation MNTQSMVVTVDELLITGIQRFSVHDGPGIRTTVFLKGCTLRCPWCCNPENIRGEPEVYFKEEKCIGCLECVKRCSFLDKPRDIFRFPEHHECAGSCPSAAMGVYGEFTGADDVAEVILRDLDYYSSTGGGVTFSGGEPLLQADGILSVTRRIGEVPAAVETSLFAPGEAVEKLKGEVDLFLVDVKILDDAGCREVTGGDPEVFRRNFERISDGSFTVRFPAVKPYTFNRENIRALIRFLRENMVDHIEVLGIHRLGLEKYRSLNLQMPDFSAPDDAEIKKLKWLLEKESIGMNYLKI, via the coding sequence TTGAATACTCAGAGCATGGTGGTTACAGTGGATGAACTCCTGATAACCGGCATCCAGAGGTTCAGCGTCCATGATGGTCCGGGTATAAGGACCACAGTTTTCCTCAAGGGCTGCACCCTCCGGTGCCCCTGGTGCTGCAACCCCGAAAATATAAGGGGAGAACCCGAGGTCTACTTCAAAGAGGAGAAATGCATCGGCTGCCTTGAATGTGTGAAGAGATGCAGCTTCCTTGATAAGCCCCGGGACATATTCAGGTTCCCTGAACACCATGAGTGCGCCGGAAGCTGCCCCTCAGCTGCGATGGGTGTCTACGGTGAGTTCACAGGAGCAGATGACGTTGCAGAGGTCATCCTCAGGGACCTTGACTACTACAGCTCCACCGGTGGCGGTGTCACCTTCTCGGGGGGTGAGCCCCTCCTCCAGGCCGATGGCATACTCAGTGTCACCCGCAGGATAGGTGAAGTCCCCGCAGCAGTTGAAACATCACTCTTCGCCCCAGGCGAAGCGGTTGAGAAGTTAAAGGGTGAGGTGGACCTCTTCCTGGTTGATGTGAAGATACTGGATGATGCAGGGTGCCGGGAGGTCACCGGCGGCGACCCTGAGGTTTTCAGGAGGAACTTTGAAAGGATCTCTGATGGCAGCTTCACAGTGAGGTTCCCGGCGGTGAAGCCCTACACATTCAACAGGGAGAACATACGGGCCCTCATCAGATTCCTCAGGGAGAACATGGTGGATCACATTGAGGTCCTCGGGATACACAGGCTGGGACTTGAGAAGTACCGGAGTCTGAACCTCCAGATGCCTGATTTCTCAGCCCCCGATGATGCTGAGATAAAAAAATTGAAGTGGCTACTTGAGAAGGAATCAATAGGAATGAATTACCTGAAAATTTAG
- a CDS encoding pyruvate formate lyase family protein yields the protein MKNTMLKIARRTPFFPYLRAYHALYRKQGLGCIKTRIISSSKKDILERRLHQLEKVCRDSRIHFNPGDRFFYSIDTGIHVLETEGYRRLGNLTPDYGLLVERGLEGIEEMIEDEPGGYPDILRRALGAVKLYLERCAEHSPEIADKLRRVPLKPAETLGEALQSILFMNSLIWMYGHPLIGLGRLDSILKEYHEDPEESRELIRDFILSVSSCYEFKSNVLPGDTGQVIVLGGEYNDLTRIFLEVMLELRIPDPKVVLRVNSRTPDDVWELSYRCLREGLGYPLFSNDDVIVDALSQYYSRSDALEYATSACWEPLIPGRSSDQNNLANLNLLEPLEDALHGFRGEFSELLERYRQELHRYIDDVMENVESVRNEPSPLLSLLFPDCIRNSRDICDGAGYSINGVLTVGMGNLINSLLNIRRLCYDEKTMNIAEVEDVLRDDFRSAEALRVGLELISPGYGMDEDEVVELTNTIIQMLHDKLGGRYKFGLSSPVYITLGESTGASFDGRHAGEPLGVHISPLKFTDGMSYTEVLNFAAALDYLKAFNGGVVDIMVDRPFLDRAGNEFMALIRTGLRRGVMQLQVNVLDPEVLLRARDNPELYPDLIVRVWGFSAYFRDLPEEYRELIVRRALEYSEHGGYSG from the coding sequence ATGAAGAACACCATGCTGAAGATCGCAAGGAGAACACCGTTCTTCCCCTATTTAAGGGCCTATCATGCCTTATACCGGAAGCAGGGCCTGGGTTGCATTAAAACGAGGATAATCAGCTCCAGCAAAAAGGACATCCTTGAAAGAAGGCTCCATCAACTTGAGAAGGTCTGCAGGGACTCCCGCATACATTTCAATCCCGGTGACAGGTTCTTCTACAGTATAGACACCGGGATCCATGTCCTGGAGACAGAGGGTTACAGGCGCCTTGGAAACCTCACACCTGACTACGGACTCCTGGTTGAGAGGGGCCTTGAGGGTATTGAGGAGATGATAGAAGATGAGCCTGGGGGTTACCCGGATATCCTCAGAAGGGCCCTGGGGGCTGTTAAGCTCTACCTTGAGAGGTGCGCTGAGCACTCACCTGAAATCGCAGATAAACTCAGAAGGGTGCCCCTGAAGCCGGCAGAAACCCTGGGGGAGGCACTGCAGTCAATACTGTTCATGAATTCCCTCATCTGGATGTACGGGCACCCCCTCATCGGCCTTGGGAGGCTCGACAGCATCCTTAAGGAGTACCATGAGGACCCTGAGGAGTCCCGTGAACTCATAAGGGACTTCATCCTGAGCGTCTCCTCCTGCTATGAGTTCAAGAGCAACGTCCTCCCCGGGGACACAGGACAGGTGATTGTCCTCGGAGGGGAATACAACGACCTCACACGGATATTCCTGGAGGTCATGCTGGAACTCAGAATACCCGACCCCAAGGTTGTGCTCAGGGTTAACAGCAGAACACCTGATGATGTATGGGAGCTCAGCTACCGGTGCCTCAGGGAGGGCCTCGGTTATCCCCTCTTCTCCAATGACGATGTCATCGTGGACGCCCTCAGTCAGTACTACAGCAGATCAGACGCCCTGGAGTACGCGACATCTGCCTGCTGGGAGCCACTCATCCCTGGGAGGTCCTCTGACCAGAACAACCTGGCAAATCTGAACCTCCTGGAGCCCCTGGAGGATGCCCTCCACGGGTTCAGGGGTGAATTCAGTGAACTGCTTGAGAGGTACCGGCAGGAGCTGCACAGGTACATCGATGATGTTATGGAGAATGTGGAGTCGGTCAGGAATGAACCATCACCCCTCCTTTCACTCCTCTTCCCTGACTGTATCAGGAACTCCAGGGATATCTGTGATGGTGCAGGCTACTCCATCAACGGGGTGCTGACCGTGGGGATGGGGAACCTGATAAACTCCCTCCTCAACATCAGGAGGCTCTGCTATGATGAGAAGACGATGAACATCGCCGAGGTTGAAGATGTGCTCAGGGATGATTTCAGGTCCGCCGAGGCACTCAGGGTGGGCCTCGAGTTGATTTCTCCCGGGTATGGTATGGACGAGGATGAGGTGGTGGAACTGACAAACACCATCATCCAGATGCTGCATGATAAACTCGGGGGGAGATACAAGTTCGGTTTAAGTTCCCCGGTCTACATAACACTGGGGGAATCCACCGGGGCATCCTTTGATGGGAGACACGCAGGTGAACCCCTCGGCGTCCACATCTCCCCCCTTAAATTCACTGACGGCATGTCCTACACCGAGGTCCTAAACTTTGCAGCAGCCCTGGACTACCTGAAGGCCTTCAATGGGGGTGTTGTTGATATAATGGTCGACAGGCCATTCCTTGACCGTGCAGGGAATGAATTCATGGCACTCATAAGGACAGGTCTCCGTAGGGGTGTTATGCAGCTCCAGGTCAATGTCCTGGACCCTGAAGTACTCCTGCGGGCAAGGGACAACCCTGAACTCTACCCTGACCTCATAGTGAGGGTCTGGGGATTCAGCGCCTACTTCAGGGACCTTCCAGAGGAGTACAGGGAGTTAATAGTCAGGAGGGCCCTTGAATACTCAGAGCATGGTGGTTACAGTGGATGA
- a CDS encoding oligosaccharide flippase family protein, with translation MKIPSPLSNSEHRRVLDNIISLTGIQLVQYLLPLITFPYLTRVLGPANFGKVAFAVAFITYFQILTDYGFNFSATREISIHRDDTERVSLIYSSVMVTKTILLAVTFMAMLVTVFLIDRFRSDYLLYIFTYGLVVGNLLFPVWFFQGVERMRYISILRIVSSLIYTALIFLAVRGPGDYLYVPLINSAGFMAVGLYSQRIVMREFGVKFMIPSPADIREQLLEGWHLFISTLAISLYTTSNRFILGLLVSSATLGYYAVAEDITRALQGIVSPISQAIYPYFSRIQKDDRERAKYELRKMLIFMGVLTFGLSVALVFLAPLIVGILAGPSYDESIPLLQILVFIIFAIGANNILGVQGLVSFGYKEKFTRIVIFAGVVHVGLLLGLVMLLGSAGAAVAVVTTEIIIGIIEYIILRRMGVL, from the coding sequence ATGAAGATACCATCACCATTATCAAACAGCGAACATCGACGTGTCCTGGATAACATAATCTCACTCACAGGTATACAGCTCGTGCAGTACCTCCTCCCCCTCATCACATTCCCCTACCTCACCAGGGTCCTGGGTCCTGCCAACTTCGGTAAGGTCGCCTTCGCTGTTGCCTTCATAACCTACTTCCAGATACTGACAGACTATGGCTTCAACTTCTCAGCCACCAGGGAGATCTCAATACACCGTGATGACACTGAAAGGGTGTCCCTGATCTACAGCTCGGTTATGGTAACAAAGACAATCCTCCTGGCAGTGACATTCATGGCCATGCTCGTCACGGTCTTCCTGATCGACAGGTTCAGATCAGATTACCTCCTCTACATCTTCACCTACGGCCTCGTTGTGGGCAACCTCCTCTTCCCGGTCTGGTTCTTCCAGGGAGTTGAGAGGATGAGGTACATAAGCATCCTGAGGATAGTGAGCTCCCTCATCTACACCGCACTCATATTCCTTGCTGTGCGGGGACCCGGAGATTACCTCTACGTGCCCCTCATAAACTCGGCGGGATTCATGGCCGTTGGTTTATACAGTCAGAGGATAGTCATGAGGGAATTCGGTGTGAAATTCATGATTCCATCCCCTGCTGATATAAGGGAGCAGCTCCTTGAGGGGTGGCACCTCTTCATTTCAACCCTGGCCATAAGCCTCTACACCACATCCAACCGTTTCATACTGGGACTCCTTGTGAGCAGCGCAACCCTTGGATACTATGCTGTGGCAGAGGATATAACCAGGGCCCTCCAGGGGATCGTATCACCCATAAGTCAGGCCATCTACCCTTACTTCTCAAGGATCCAGAAGGATGACCGTGAAAGGGCGAAGTATGAGCTGAGGAAGATGCTGATCTTCATGGGGGTCCTGACCTTCGGGCTGTCTGTTGCCCTCGTCTTCCTCGCACCCCTCATCGTGGGGATACTTGCGGGTCCATCCTATGATGAGAGCATCCCCCTCCTCCAGATACTGGTCTTCATAATCTTTGCAATCGGTGCCAACAACATCCTGGGTGTCCAGGGGCTGGTATCCTTCGGCTACAAGGAGAAGTTCACGAGGATCGTCATATTTGCAGGTGTGGTTCATGTCGGTCTCCTCCTGGGACTTGTCATGCTCCTGGGCTCAGCGGGTGCCGCGGTTGCAGTTGTCACCACCGAAATCATTATCGGAATCATTGAGTATATCATACTCAGAAGGATGGGAGTGCTATGA